The Desulfovibrio sp. X2 region GCCGTGCTCGGCGTCCTCGCCCTCATCTGCCTGGCCATCTCCTTCTTCCTGAACAAGGAGATCTTCCGCCCCCTCACCGGCATGATCGGCCAGCTGCGCGCCATAGCCGAGCACCGCTACGACGCCCGCCTGACCGTGCGCCGCCGCGACGAGGTCGGCCAGGTCTACGAGGCCCTGAACCAGACCGCCGCCACCCTGAAGGACAACGTCGGCGAGCTCGAGGCCCGGCGCGCCGAGGCCGAGCGTACCGCCCGCGTGGCAGAGGAGGCCAAACGGCAGGCCGAGGAGGCCCGCCGCCAGGCCGAGGCCGCCCGCACCGAGGGCATGCTGCACGCCGCCATGCGCCTGAAGGACGTAGCCGCCATCGTCTCCACCGCCTCCACCGAGCTCTCCTCCCAGGTCGAGGAGTCCAGCCGCGGAGCCGGGAACCAGTCCGCCCGCGTCAACGAGACCGCTACCGCCGTGGAGGAGATGTCCGCCTCGGTCCTCGAGATCGCCAAGAACGCCGGAAGCACCGCCACCCTCGCGGACCGCACCCGCTCCGCCGCCGACCAGGGCAAGGCCCAGGTGGAGCGCGTGCGCGACGACGTGCACGGCATCAGCCAGGACTTCGGCCTGGTCTACGAGTCCGTCTCCGACCTGAGCCGCAAGGCCGACGGCATCGGCTCCATCGCCCAGACCATCGAGGACATCGCCGACCAGACCAACCTCCTGGCGCTGAACGCCGCCATCGAGGCCGCGCGAGCGGGCGACGCGGGCCGCGGCTTCGCCGTGGTCGCGGACGAGGTGCGCAAACTCGCCGAAAAGACCATGACCGCCACCAAGGAGGTCGGCGAGGCCGTGGGCGGCATCCAGAAAAGCGTCGGCACCACCCTCACGGGCATGGACCGCGCCAAGGACATCATCGAGAAGTCCCTCGGCCAGACCGAGCAGGCCGCCTCCGGACTCGACGCCATCCTCGGCCTCGTGGCCGAATCCTCGGACCAGGTGCGCGCCATCGCCACCGCCGCCGAGCAGCAGTCCGCCGCCACCGAGGAGATCAGCCGACACGTCGAGGAGATCAACGTCGTCTCCTCGGAAATGGCCGACTCCATGCGCCACGCCGCCGGAGCCGTCAGCGACCTCTCCCGGCAGGCCGTGGTCCTGCACG contains the following coding sequences:
- a CDS encoding methyl-accepting chemotaxis protein; this translates as MKSIKLRIMLVLVLVISVPVAVIFGIVFNSMFKETLARQSAAVRSEIVQLDNAMTIFMDQARQNVSLLGTAPAVHKVDNTLTSYVGTTVKTKAVPREDDESGRAITANFRRVQATHPAYVEVYFGSEDGGFVSSLEDALPAGYDPRKRPWYQDALATPDKAVISKAYLSTTGEAVVGVAKVVSDTNRRIGVLGVDISLKVLTDIVKDIKIGKTGYVVFVQGDGVVISNPHDPEQNFKKISDLNIPGLTRAFDLGSGQAIVDMNGTRYLALCRTAPALGWKFLTFVEYDEVVGPTRALMWQSGLAVLGVLALICLAISFFLNKEIFRPLTGMIGQLRAIAEHRYDARLTVRRRDEVGQVYEALNQTAATLKDNVGELEARRAEAERTARVAEEAKRQAEEARRQAEAARTEGMLHAAMRLKDVAAIVSTASTELSSQVEESSRGAGNQSARVNETATAVEEMSASVLEIAKNAGSTATLADRTRSAADQGKAQVERVRDDVHGISQDFGLVYESVSDLSRKADGIGSIAQTIEDIADQTNLLALNAAIEAARAGDAGRGFAVVADEVRKLAEKTMTATKEVGEAVGGIQKSVGTTLTGMDRAKDIIEKSLGQTEQAASGLDAILGLVAESSDQVRAIATAAEQQSAATEEISRHVEEINVVSSEMADSMRHAAGAVSDLSRQAVVLHELITSLEEESGQGQGR